Proteins encoded by one window of Aspergillus puulaauensis MK2 DNA, chromosome 4, nearly complete sequence:
- a CDS encoding fumarylacetoacetate hydrolase family protein (COG:Q;~EggNog:ENOG410PU9T;~InterPro:IPR011234,IPR036663;~PFAM:PF01557;~go_function: GO:0003824 - catalytic activity [Evidence IEA]) gives MPYWTHLIRFVAVEDGETHLGQLVDSSRDIGEDSISEVPIKAFRIEGSVHGGRVTEEVLQVSRLLSPIDPQECSYIRCIGLNYKKHAQEASIAIPDVPALFSKPRTAIADPFPGTIKIPKFAQDGTSDYEAELVVVIGKSARDITAEAAPAYILGYTVANDVSARATQMKSAMPSFSKGLDSSCPLGPVLVSSEALTNPQSLSVKTIYNGKTMQDGSTSDMIFSVYELVSYLSQGTTLEPGTILLTGTPEGIGYFRSPRVFLGDGDEIRISIDGIGTLVNKIEYE, from the exons ATGCCGTATTGGACACACCTCATCCGCTTTGTTGCCGTCGAAGATGGGGAGACCCATCTGGGCCAGCTGGTCGACAGCAGCCGCGATATCGGAGAGGACTCTATAAGTGAGGTCCCCATTAAAGCATTCAGAATCGAAGGATCAGTCCACGGGGGACGAGTTACCGAGGAAGTGCTGCAGGTGTCTAGA CTCCTATCTCCAATTGATCCCCAAGAGTGCTCGTATATCCGATGCATAGGCCTGAATTATAAAAAGCATGCACAG GAAGCCAGTATTGCAATCCCCGATGTCCCGGCCCTCTTCAGCAAACCTCGCACGGCCATCGCGGACCCCTTCCCTGGAACTATCAAGATCCCCAAGTTCGCACAAGATGGTACTAGCGACTATGAAGCTGAACTGGTAGTTGTGATTGGAAAATCTGCCCGGGACATCACCGCCGAGGCGGCACCTGCTTATATTCTGGGATACACCGTGGCGAACGACGTTTCAGCCCGAGCAACGCAAATGAAAAGCGCGATGCCTAGTTTCTCCAAAGGGCTGGATTCCAGCTGTCCACTAG GCCCTGTTTTGGTGTCGAGTGAGGCGCTCACGAACCCGCAGAGCCTTTCAGTTAAGACCATCTACAATGGAAAGACAATGCAGGATGGAAGCACGAGTGACATGATCTTCAGTGTCTACGAGCTCGTGTCATATCTTTCGCAGGGCACAACTCTAGAGCCTGGCACGATTCTGTTGACCGGGACTCCAGAGGGGATAGGTTATTTCCGATCACCAAGGGTCTTTTtgggcgatggcgacgagATTCGGATTTCCATTGATGGCATTGGGACCCTGGTGAATAAAATTGAGTATGAATAA
- a CDS encoding putative short-chain dehydrogenase/reductase family protein (COG:Q;~EggNog:ENOG410PNK2;~InterPro:IPR036291,IPR002347;~PFAM:PF08659,PF00106;~go_process: GO:0055114 - oxidation-reduction process [Evidence IEA]), translating into MPSFLYSQLFVTPPLPSKSFAEQVVIITGSNTGLGLEAARHIARLGASKVILGVRNISAGEAARQDIESSTGRHNAVEVWQLDLSDYDSVVSFAERAQKLPRLDAVIENAAIATQNFESAGGHERTITVNVISTVLLGILLLPKLRQTARDYPAAPTPRLSVVVSEVHAWSKFPEWQSPRGIFPALDDEENARMGERYPTSKLVAILALRELVSRMSGDGSVVVNMVNPGFCHSQLGRNASGLTSLQMNLLKMVLARTTEVGSRTLVAGGSAGKESHGMYMTDGVVENDNLSAFVRSSDGMAAQKRVWDELAAIVQEIMPGVMGYL; encoded by the coding sequence ATGCCTTCCTTCCTCTACTCCCAGCTTTTTGTCACACCTCCGCTCCCTTCCAAGTCCTTTGCCGAGCAGGTGGTCATAATCACCGGATCCAATACTGGTCTTGGTCTAGAAGCCGCCCGCCATATCGCCCGCCTCGGCGCCAGCAAGGTCATCCTAGGCGTGCGCAATATCTCCGCCGGCGAAGCAGCCCGTCAAGACATCGAGTCCTCCACGGGCCGGCACAACGCCGTCGAAGTATGGCAGCTAGATCTATCCGACTATGACTCCGTGGTGTCTTTTGCCGAGCGCGCACAGAAGCTCCCGCGTCTAGACGCGGTGATTGAAAACGCCGCCATAGCCACCCAGAACTTTGAATCGGCAGGTGGCCATGAGCGCACGATTACTGTTAATGTTATTTCGACTGTGCTGCTTGGTATTCTTCTATTGCCGAAGCTGCGTCAAACGGCTAGGGATTATCCTGCCGCTCCCACCCCGCGTCTGTCTGTCGTTGTTAGCGAGGTCCACGCCTGGTCGAAATTCCCGGAATGGCAGAGTCCTCGAGGCATATTTCCTGCgttggatgatgaagagaatGCGCGTATGGGCGAGCGCTATCCAACCTCTAAACTGGTTGCTATTCTTGCGCTGCGTGAATTGGTCTCCCGCATGAGTGGTGACGGGTCTGTTGTTGTTAACATGGTGAACCCGGGCTTTTGCCATTCGCAGCTTGGGAGGAATGCGAGCGGTTTGACGAGTCTGCAGATGAATCTTCTCAAGATGGTTCTTGCGCGTACTACGGAGGTTGGCAGTCGGAcgcttgttgctgggggttcTGCGGGGAAGGAGTCTCATGGGATGTATATGACGGATGGAGTTGTTGAGAATGATAACCTGTCTGCGTTTGTACGCAGTTCGGATGGTATGGCAGCGCAGAAGAGGGTTTGGGATGAGCTAGCAGCCATCGTACAGGAGATCATGCCGGGTGTCATGGGATATTTGTAA